One genomic window of Pelmatolapia mariae isolate MD_Pm_ZW linkage group LG5, Pm_UMD_F_2, whole genome shotgun sequence includes the following:
- the LOC134627348 gene encoding butyrophilin-like protein 1 has translation MNLLKMLSASECLWFCLDVLIPSASAEGEPGSRIKVVVREGSDATLPCSLSTKESIIQELFNWRKVDPNEQEVFRYDGGLHYYNGLPGQDEHFRGRVSHFPLELKSGNASIIIKNTVVPDSGVYTCDFPRLQPEQTFRITLVVEPVIRDRSEDITGAAPKPLIHVLKISEDEARLKCEVRGAFPKPKVEWRDGDGNTLPAEEPQVSHTGERYDITLLTMVTRTNSSLFLCVATQEELKHETQDKLYVAFCGGEYALR, from the exons ATGAATCTTTTAAAGATGTTGTCAGCATCAGAGTGTTTGTGGTTCTGTCTCGACGTTCTGATACCATCTGCATCAGCTGAAGGTGAACCCG GTTCACGAATCAAAGTGGTTGTACGAGAAGGAAGTGACGCCACCCTGCCTTGCTCACTCAGCACCAAGGAGAGCATTATACAAGAGCTGTTTAACTGGAGGAAAGTTGATCCAAATGAACAGGAGGTGTTCAGGTATGACGGAGGTCTTCATTACTATAACGGCCTTCCAGGTCAAGACGAGCACTTCAGAGGACGGGTCTCACATTTTCCACTAGAGCTGAAGTCTGGTAACGcctccatcatcatcaaaaACACTGTGGTGCCTGACAGCGGAGTCTACACCTGTGATTTTCCACGTCTGCAGCCAGAACAAACATTCAGGATTACGCTTGTTGTTG AGCCTGTGATCAGAGACCGATCTGAAGATATTACTG GTGCAGCTCCGAAGCCACTCATTCATGTCCTGAAAATCAGCGAGGACGAGGCGCGGCTGAAGTGTGAGGTCAGAGGTGCTTTTCCAAAGCCTAAAGTAGAGTGGAGGGACGGGGATGGAAACACCCTTCCTGCTGAGGAGCCACAGGTGTCGCACACAGGAGAGCGCTATGACATCACCCTCCTCACCATGGTGACCAGGACAAACAGCAGCCTCTTCCTCTGTGTAGCCACACAGGAGGAGCTCAAACATGAGACTCAGGATAAGCTCTACGTCGCTTTCTGTG
- the LOC134627529 gene encoding butyrophilin-like protein 1, with amino-acid sequence MLHSSGPGVTVNVSEESAVILPCSLGTNQNLEQKLFDWRKKAPNKQEVFMYDGGLHYNNGRRGQDEHFRGRVSHFPQELQFGNASIIIRNTTVADSGVYTCDFPHLQPEQRFCIKLVVGAAPKPFVGILNISEDEALLKCEVRGASPKPKVEWRDSDGNILPAEEPQVSHTGERYDITLLTTVTRTNSSLFHCVATQEEMGHVTRDQIDVRYCEKTSEVKSCCGVGVFIALWFSGVLTVAAALAASVAAKYIRKHKKG; translated from the exons ATGCTTCATTCTTCAGGTCCAGGAGTCACAGTGAATGTCTCAGAAGAAAGTGCTGTGATCTTACCCTGCTCCCTCGGCACCAATCAGAACCTTGAACAGAAGCTGTTTGATTGGAGGAAAAAAGCACCAAATAAACAGGAGGTGTTCATGTATGATGGAGGCCTTCATTACAATAATGGACGTCGAGGTCAAGACGAGCACTTCAGAGGACGGGTCTCACATTTTccacaagagctgcagtttggtAACGCCTCCATCATCATCAGAAACACCACGGTggctgacagtggagtctacacctgtgATTTTCCACATCTGCAGCCAGAACAAAGGTTCTGCATTAAACTTGTTGTTG GTGCAGCTCCGAAGCCGTTTGTTGGGATCCTGAACATCAGCGAGGACGAGGCGCTGCTGAAGTGTGAGGTCAGAGGTGCTTCTCCAAAGCCTAAAGTAGAGTGGAGGGACAGCGATGGAAACATCCTTCCTGCTGAGGAGCCACAGGTGTCACACACAGGAGAGCGCTATGACATCACCCTCCTCACCACGGTGACCAGGACAAACAGCAGCCTCTTCCACTGTGTAGCCACACAGGAGGAGATGGGCCATGTGACCCGTGATCAGATCGACGTGCGTTACTGTG AGAAAACGTCTGAGGTGAAGTCCTGCTGTGGAGTCGGTGTGTTCATAGCTTTGTGGTTTTCTGGAGTTCTGACTGTCGCTGCAGCTCTGGCTGCATCTGTAGCTGCAAAGTACatcagaaaacacaagaaag gatga